The genomic DNA AATACAGCAGAAAAATGCGGAAAACATTTCTAAAGAAGGAGAAATAGAACGGCTAGCATATAGTTTTACAACCTCAAAGTATAAAACGTTTAGGCAGAAAATAAAATCGATAAAAACAACCAATTATAACTGGGGTAAAATTTATTCTGATGTTATTTATTTAACGAATAGGATGGAAACTCATGAGCCTTTTGATATTCCAGAATTATTAGGAACTAAATTTACCAATAATATTTCTTTGGTAAAAATTGAAGCAAGTTTAGAAGATGCTTATTTTATCAAAGATATTAATCCTCCATTGTATGCAAAGTACCCTACAGGAGGTTATACCATAAAAAATAGGGATACCCGTATATTAGGAACTCCTCCTAAATTCGCATTGCCTCTTTTAAATAATTATATAACTAGTTTAGAGCATGAAGTGAATGACAATATGTTACAAACAACATTTCCCTTCCGATATAATTTAGGATTGCTCTATAAAAAGGACTGGGTAGATTTACAGTCGCAGATTGCTAATGATTATGCAGATGGAATAATAAGAGGAGAAAATCCTATACTTAATTTCCTTGACAAAAGTTACCTATTTATGAGGTACGGTTATTATAAAGCAAAATTGTTTTATACTCTGCCAGGAAATATAAAAGGAAGCAATGTTGAGTATAAATTTAAGAATCCTAATGATTTTAGGTAAAACAAGTAATTCAATTATTAATCTAAATATTTTTTAAAATGAAAACAATGAAAACAATGAAAACAATGAAAACAGCTATGATTTTATTTTTAGCAGTATGTGTAAATGCCTCTTTTTTATCATGTAGTGATGATGCTGGTTCAGAAGGGACCCCACAGAATACGCTTATAGGAAAATGGAGAATATTAGCAGATGCTGGAGCAAACGGAGAAATAGGCGAATTAACTGAATGTAAAAAAAAGTCAACGCTTGAATTTAAATCGGATAATACTTTTATATCGGGTGACCATGCAGAGAATATCAATGATGATTGTGTTTTATTAGAAGGTAAAGGAATATGGGAAGAAAAAAAGGAAAATGTTTTGGAAATGAATTGGGGTGATCGAGTAGAAGAGACAAAATATTTATTTGAAAGTGGTAATTTGAAACTTTTAGGAGCAGATAGAGAGGGAAATGAAAACGGAAGCTATACACTTTATCAAAAAAAGTAAGTAAAATAAAAGGGCGGGCTCATAAATGCCTGCTCTTTCAATTGATATTCTAGAGTTGTTAGGGACTACATTTGCGAGTAATGTTTCTTTTGTGAAAATTGAAGCAAGTTTAGAAGATACTTATTTTTATTAAAGATATTAACTCTTCATTGTATGCAAAGTATCCTATAGTAGGTTATACCATAAAAAATGAGGTTGCTCTATAAAAAGGACTGGGTAGATTTACAGTCGCAGATTGCTAATGATTATGCAAAGGGAATAATAAGAGGAGAAAATCTTATACTTAATTTTCTTGACAAAAGTTACCTATTTATGAGGTACGGTTATTATAAAGCAAAATTGTTTTATACTCTGCCAGGAAATATAAAAGGAAGCAATGTTGAGTATAAATTTAAGAACCCTAATAATTTTAGGTAAAACAAGTAATTCAATTATTAATCTAAATATTTTTTAAAATGAAAACAATGAAAACAGCTATGATTTTATTTTTAGCAGTATGTATAAATGCCTCTTTTTTATCATGTAGTGATGATGAAACACCAGAAAGTCCTTTAGTTGGAAAATGGCAAGTTTACAAGCGTGGTGGAGGTGGTGAGCAAGAAGTAGAAGCAGGTGAATGCGAAGGAAAAACAGTGTCTGAAATTAAGAGCAATAATACTTTTAGCACTAACAATTATTTGGATACAGCTGATGGATGTATTTTAGAAATTATCAAAGGTACTTGGGGAGATAAAGGAAATAACGTATTTGAAGTTACACGTAATGGAAATACCAAAAGTGGTAAGTATTCTATCGAAAATGGAAATCTAAAAATAGTTTTTTCTAACGAAGAAGGTGAGATTTATACTATTTATAAAAGATTATAAAAAAATAAGAGCAAGTTTATTAATTAGTGAACTTGCTCTTCTCATATTTTAAAAGTAAAAGATGAAAAAGTTATTTGTTATATTCAACTTATTATTGATATCACATTTTTTAGTTGTTTCTAAAACTTTTGCTCAAGTAAACGAAGGAGAAGAAGTGCCAAGGGTACAAATATTGGCAAGAGCACAAAAAGGCAAAATTTTATTACGTTGGGCAGCAAATTCAGCTATTGCTTGGAAAAAAACAAATAAAAGTGGTTTTGTCCTAGAAAAATATCTGCTTTCACGAAATGGAAAGCGTTTGCCAAAACTAGAAAAAATATGGGAAAAAAAAATAGAGAAAGCTCCATTAGAAACTTGGCAAGAAATAGTAGAAAAAGATAATAATGCAGCAATTATTGCACAAGCGCTATTTGGAGAAAGTTTTTTTGTAGGAGGAGGAAATAACGGACAGTTAGCTGATATATACAATTTAGTAAACGAAAACGAGCAACGTTTTTCATTTTCATTATTTGCCGCTGATATGAATTTTGAGGCGGCGAAAAAAGCAGGTTGGGGATTTGAGGATACAGCGGTGGCTATAAATGAGAAATATGTTTATAAAATAAAGCCTGTATTATTAGAAAATATAAGTAAAATTGAAGACATAAAAGGAACGGCTGCTGTAGTAAGTTTGAAAGAATATGAGCCATTGCCAGCACCGTTAGATTTCCAAATTATTTTTGGGGATAAAAATGCTACTTTAACTTGGGAGTATCAATTATTCAAATCGGTATATACTTCTTATACCTTAGAGAGAGCTACAGATGGCGTTCATTTTACTTCATTAAGTAAAACCCCTCTGGTAAATCTTAATGACAAACCTAATGCTCCTGCCAAACGTATGTTTTATATAGATTCATTGGCAAGTAATACTCAGAAATACTACTATAGGGTACGCGGAATATCTCCTTTCGGAGAAAAAGGACTGTATTCGAAAATAATTTCAGGACATGGAAACCCTATTTTACCCTATACCCCTAGAATATTTGATGTACAGCTTACTAAAAACGCTAATGAAGCCATTATTGCATGGGAATTTCCAAAGAAAGGGGAAGATTTACTTCAAAAATTTCAATTGCTTATTGCAGCAAAAGATAATGGGCCTTATGTAATGGCTGTAGATAATATTTTGCCTAGCCAGCGTAAGTTGACCTATAGCAATTTACAAGCTTCTAATTATGTAAAAATTAAAGCAATTGGAAAAGATGCTAAACAAGAAAAAATATCCTTTTCTACATTAATACAACCTTTAGATAGAAAGCCACCTGCAATCCCAACAGAACTTAAAGGAACAATAGACAGTTTGGGGGTAGTACAAATTTCTTGGAAACAAAATACAGAAGCAGATTTTTTAGGATACCGAGTTTTTAGAGGTTTTCTAGAAAACGAAGAGCCTGCTCAAATAACGGTATCGCCCATACTGCAAAATAAATTTATGGATACTGTTACAGTAAAAAACTTGAATGCAAAAGTATATTATAGTATTGTTGCTGTAGATAAGCGGCATAATCATTCTAAAAAATCAAAAGTATTAGTAATTGAAAAACCCGATGTAATACCTCCTACATCTCCAATTTTTTCGGGATATAAGGTTAAAAAGAATAAGGTTGTGTTGACGTGGATAAGAACTTCAGAAGAAGAAATTACTCATATTATAGCTAGAAAAAATCTCACTAAGAAAGCTCCTTGGGAAAATATTTTAGTAACAAAAGATACCATACACCATTATATAGATACCAGTGTAGAAGCAAATCAAAAATATCGTTATCGCATTAGCGCAATGGATAAAGCAGGTTTAACATCAGAACCCTCGACTCCTCTGACAATAACAATAGCAGATATGGGAACAAAAAGTGGGATAAAAGGGTTTCATTATATTATAAATAGAGAAACCAATCAAATAGAACTTTTTTGGAGAGCTGACAAAAAAGAAATAGGAGAATATACCATCTACAAACAACTGAAAGAAAAACAACCTTCTATATGGAGAGTCTTACCAAGTAATATTCAAAAAGTAGTAGATATGGAGGTAAGCCCTAATGAAACGTATATATATCATATACGAGCAATATTAAAAAAAGGAGGATATACGAAAATAAAAAAAATTGAAATAAAATTTTAGAAAATGAAAAGGATTATAATCGTTATTATATTAATGCAGTCATTAAATTTTGTTCATGGCCAAGTTGGAGAGTATGAAGTAACCTTTGATGGATGGGCAGAAGGAGCAACAAATCATAATTGTGGATACGCTTATGTTCAGCTTGAGTTTGCAAACTCCTCAAATAACTATAAGGCTTTTGAGTTTAATTTTTTAGAATATTCTCCTAGGGTTTATTATCGAGCAGGAAGTGCTGAAACAACTTCTCGTTTTTCTGCAAATCAGAGGTTAAAATCACTTCGTTTTTGGTCAGAAAGGAAGGTTTATGATACTTGTAGAGGGACTAGAGCTTATAATGACGGGAGGGTTTATAGTAACAGTAGCAACAATTTTCTAGAGTGTTTTGATTTTGATTTTGAATTTGGACAATTTATAGATAGTAGGTACCATACAGGATTATGGAATTCAAAGTTTAATGTTAAAATTTATCCTATTTTAACCATTAATCCACCTGGGGAAGCTAATTCTTTTCCTGTTGAAGATGATATAGTATTAACTTCTCATACAGGGTTTAAAACAAGTGAGTATAATTGGAAATACTCTTTTGATGGCTATAATTGGGTCGATATGTATGCGTTTAATGGAGCGGCATCGATAAAATTAAATGCCCAAGAAATTGGTGATTTTGATGCAAGTTTAAACCATGGAAGAACTATTTATTTCAAGCAATCTGCCTGTGGATATGATTCTGATATTGTGAAATATAAAATACGTCGTTCTGCTCCGCATATAACAAGTGTTAATACAACAAATACAACCTGTTATGATGAGAAAGATGGTAGTGTAAAAATAAACTTTGATAGAGGGTTAGAATCCAACGAACGTTTAAGTATAACAATAGAAGATTTGGATAAAATTGAAGGCTATGTTAATGGTGTTCCTACCTATGAAATTGTTAGTTCATCCTCAAACGTTGTTTTAGCATCAGACAATTCATATACATTTAATAAAGATATTGGAAAAGGATTAGGAAAAGGGAGGTTTCGTGTAATTTTAGCTGGAGGAGGTACTATAGCTTATAATGGAGATAAGTGGAACACTTATACAGAATCTCCTACACATCAAGCTACCTTTACTATAAATAAACCAAGTCCTGTTGAATTTACAGCAACACATACCAATGTTTGGTGTTATGGAGGAAGTGATGGAACTATTGTAATAAAGGCCAAAGGAGGAAAAATATTAGAGAAATATAAATATTTATTACGCAAACAAGGAGATGAAAGTCCTGTTCTAGAAAGTGATTGGGTTGAATTTGAAAATCTGTCAACATTTACAGGAACATTTCCTAATGTAGTATATGAAGCTACCGAAGTAATAACAGGAAAACCAGCAGGTAATTACACTTTACAAATAAAAGATGCCAATAATTGTAT from Tenacibaculum maritimum NCIMB 2154 includes the following:
- a CDS encoding lipocalin family protein — translated: MKTMKTMKTAMILFLAVCVNASFLSCSDDAGSEGTPQNTLIGKWRILADAGANGEIGELTECKKKSTLEFKSDNTFISGDHAENINDDCVLLEGKGIWEEKKENVLEMNWGDRVEETKYLFESGNLKLLGADREGNENGSYTLYQKK
- a CDS encoding fibronectin type III domain-containing protein, whose translation is MKKLFVIFNLLLISHFLVVSKTFAQVNEGEEVPRVQILARAQKGKILLRWAANSAIAWKKTNKSGFVLEKYLLSRNGKRLPKLEKIWEKKIEKAPLETWQEIVEKDNNAAIIAQALFGESFFVGGGNNGQLADIYNLVNENEQRFSFSLFAADMNFEAAKKAGWGFEDTAVAINEKYVYKIKPVLLENISKIEDIKGTAAVVSLKEYEPLPAPLDFQIIFGDKNATLTWEYQLFKSVYTSYTLERATDGVHFTSLSKTPLVNLNDKPNAPAKRMFYIDSLASNTQKYYYRVRGISPFGEKGLYSKIISGHGNPILPYTPRIFDVQLTKNANEAIIAWEFPKKGEDLLQKFQLLIAAKDNGPYVMAVDNILPSQRKLTYSNLQASNYVKIKAIGKDAKQEKISFSTLIQPLDRKPPAIPTELKGTIDSLGVVQISWKQNTEADFLGYRVFRGFLENEEPAQITVSPILQNKFMDTVTVKNLNAKVYYSIVAVDKRHNHSKKSKVLVIEKPDVIPPTSPIFSGYKVKKNKVVLTWIRTSEEEITHIIARKNLTKKAPWENILVTKDTIHHYIDTSVEANQKYRYRISAMDKAGLTSEPSTPLTITIADMGTKSGIKGFHYIINRETNQIELFWRADKKEIGEYTIYKQLKEKQPSIWRVLPSNIQKVVDMEVSPNETYIYHIRAILKKGGYTKIKKIEIKF